A region from the Benincasa hispida cultivar B227 chromosome 8, ASM972705v1, whole genome shotgun sequence genome encodes:
- the LOC120084194 gene encoding uncharacterized protein LOC120084194, giving the protein MGFGAISFRSLVLFEKSSFNMGLAQAGEERLLELKELKGLCLEAYENSKVYKEKSKLIHDKGLLRKEFRVGQKVLLLNPMLSLMPGKLKSKWLGPFEVINLFPYGVVEIRSPETGKEFKVNRHHLKIFNEGKVNVVCSRFTLTLKEL; this is encoded by the coding sequence atggggtttggagCGATCTCCTTCCGCTCATTAGTTCTCTTTGAAAAGAGTTCTTTCAACATGGGCTTAGCCCAAGCCGGTGAGGAGAGATTATTGGAACTAAAGGAATTGAAGGGACTTTGCTTGGAAGCTTATGAGAACTCAAAAGTGTACAAGGAAAAGTCGAAATTAATACATGATAAGGGTCTCTTGAGGAAGGAATTTCGAGTTGGACAGAAAGTGTTGCTCTTGAATCCAATGCTATCACTTATGCCCGGtaaactaaaatctaaatgGCTTGGTCCTTTTGAGGTTATTAACTTGTTTCCTTATGGTGTAGTGGAGATTAGGAGTCCGGAGACAGGGAAGGAGTTCAAAGTGAACAGGCACcaccttaaaattttcaatgaaGGAAAAGTCAACGTTGTTTGCTCGAGATTCACATTGactctgaaggaactctaa